GGACAGCGGGCGAAAAAGGGAGGGCCGGGGTTCAGGACTCCAAGTCCCTTGCCCCGGCCCTCGTCCCATCGAGGAGTCCGCCCGTTACCCCCACGATGGGAAATCCATTTTTTTTGGTGGGGCCGGGAAGCGAAGCCCCTAGCCACGCCTCCCGGCCCGCAATCCTGCCGCGGAGTCCGCCCGGTACCCCACAACAGGACTTTTATTTTATGGTGAGGACTGGAGGCTAGGCCCCTAGCCCGGCCTCCAGTCCTCGATCCTGCCGCAGAGTCCGCCCGTAGTCCCTACGACAGGAAATTTTGTCTCAACAAACTTCCTCTCTTATGAGCACCCGCTCGTGGCGCCGCAGTCGAGGCACTTGAGGCAGGTGCCGTTGCGGACCAGCGAGAAGGAGCCGCACTCCTGGCAGGCTTCGCCGACATAGCCCTTTATGCGCGCCTGGGCCGCCTGCTGCGCTTCCTGGTTGAAGGCCGAAGCGGCCGCCGGGGAAGACACCACTGCCGCCTTCGGGGCCTCCACTCCCTTGCTCGTGTAGTGGAGGTGGAGCCGCTGGCTCTGCGGGTTGGCCGTCTGCGGCAGCTTGGCGGCCGCCGGGCCGATCGCTTCCTCTTCCTCGGCGTCGAACTCGGGGATCTCTTTCTCGGGCCGGCCGATGGTGTCGCTGTGCAAGTCTTCCTCGGTAACCTGCGCCAAGTCGTGTCGCCCGAGGTAGGAGATGGCCAACTCGCGGAAGATGTAGTCGATGATCGAGGTGCTCATCTTGATGTGCATGTTGCCCTGAACCATGCCGCCCGGCTCGAAGCGCGTGAAGACGAAGGCGTCCACGAATTCATCGAGGGGAACGCCGTGCTGGAGCCCGAGGGAGATGGCGATGGCGAAGCAGTTCATCAGGCTGCGGAAGGCGGCACCCTCCTTGTGCATGTCAATGAATATCTCGCCGATGTTGCCGTCTTCGTACTCGCCGGTGCGGAGATAGACCTTGTGGCCGCCGACGATGGCCTTCTGGGTGTACCCGCCCCGCCGGGTGGGAAGCTTGCGTCTGCGCGTCTGGTAGATGTACCGGCGGACGATCTGTTGCGCCACACGGACGGGTGCGCTCTCGATGGATTCGGTTTCTTCTTCCTCCTCGTCGAGGAGGGTCTCCTGAATCGTCTGGGCGGCGAGTGGCTGGCTGAGCTTCGAGCCGTCCCGGTAGATAGCGACCGCCTTCGTCATCCGCTCCCATGATTCCTGGTAGAGCCCCTGGATGTCGGCCACCGTGGCCTCGCCGGGAATGTTGATCGTCTTGCTGATGGCGCCCGAGATGAAAGGCTGGGCCGCCGCCATCATGTGGACATGGGCCATCGGGCTGATGTAGCGCTTTCCGGTCCGGCCGCACCTGTTGGCGCAGTCAAAGACGGGCAGATGTTCATCCAGAAGATGCGGCGCGTCCTCGATGGTCATCTTTCCGCAGACGTAGTCGTTGGCTTCCTGAATCTGCTCGGAGGTGAAGCCGATGGCCTCGAGGAGATTCAGGCTCCAGTCGTCGAGTTGTTCATCAGTGAGGCCGAGTTTCTCGCGGCAGAAGTCCCCGCCCAGCGCGTGCTTGTTGAAGGCGAACTGGATTTCGAACGCGCCGTCAAGGCCTTTTTCGATGATCTCGATGGCCTTCTCGGTGAATCCTTTTCCCCGAAGCGATTCAGGGTTGATGTAGGGCGCGTTCTTGAGGGTGCCGCGGCCCCGGCAGTAGGCAATGATCTCGCGAATCTGCTCTTCGTCGTAGCCGAGGTGGCGAAGGGCGATGGGCACCGACTGGTTGATGATCTTGAAATAGCCGCCGCCGGCCAGCTTCTTGAACTTGACCAGGGCGAAGTCGGGTTCGATGCCGGTCGTGTCGCAGTCCATGACGAGACCGATGGTGCCCGTGGGGGCGATGACGGTCGTCTGGGCGTTGCGGAAGCCGTGCCGGTAGCCGAGGGCCAGGGCTTCGTCCCACGCCTCGCGGGCAGCCTGGAGAAGGTTCGCCGGGCAGTGCTCGGGTGAGATGCCGGCCGGTGTCTTGGAGAGCATCTCGTACTCCCCGGCCGGGGCCGCGTAAGCAGCCCGCTGGTGGTTGCGCAGCACGCGGAGCATGTGCTCGCGGTTCGCGGCGTAGCGCGGGAAGGGGCCGAGCTTGGCCGCCATCTCGGCGCTCGCGGCGTAGGCGCAGCCGGTCATGATGGCGGTCAGGGCGCCGCACCAGGCCTCCCCCTCAGGGGAATCGTAGGGGATGCCCAGGACCATGAGGGCGGTGCCGAGGTTGGCGTAGCCCAGCCCGAGGGTGCGGTACTGATAGGAGCGCTTGGCGATCTCCGGGCTCGGGAACTGGGCCATCAGCACGGAAATCTCTAGAACGATGGTCCAGAGCCGGGTGGCGTGCCGGTAGTCCTCGATGAGAAATTCGCTCTTTTCGGTGTCGAGAAACTTCATCAGATTGAGCGAGGCGAGGTTGCACGCCGTGTCGTCGAGGAACATGTACTCCGAGCAGGGATTCGAGGCGTTGATCCGCCCGTCGGCTGCGCAGGTGTGCCAGTCGTTGATCGTGGTGTCGAACTGCAGCCCCGGATCGGCGCAGCACCATGCGGCGTAGCCGATCTGACTCCAAAGATCGCGGGCCTTGAGTTCATTGGAGACCTTGCGGTCGGTGCGCCGGATGAGCTTCCAAGTGCCGTCGGCCTTGACGGCCTTCATGAACTCGTCCGAAACGCGGACCGAGTTGTTCGAGTTTTGGCCCGACACCGAGGCGTAGGCTTCACCCTCCCAGTTGGTGTCGAACTCGTCGAATTCCATCTCGGTGAAGCCCTGCTCGGCCAGCTGCAGCGCCCGGTGAATCAGGTTGTCCGGTATGCCGGCCCCGTGGGCCGAACGGATGGCCTTGCGGAGTACCTCGTTCTTCTCTGGCCGGTGGAGATCGCCGTTCAGGTCGGGCAGTTTTTTCGCGTCGCAGGCGGCGAGGATGGCGTTGAGGTGCTTCTTGGTCAGGCGGCTGCCGGCGACCAGGGAGGCGACCTTCTGTTCCTCGCGGACCTTCCAGTTGATGAACTCCTCCACATCGGGGTGATCAATGTTGAGGGTGACCATCTTCGCGGCCCGGCGCGTTGTTCCACCCGATTTGATGGCGCCGGCAGCCCGGTCGCCGATCTTGAGGAAGCTCATGAGCCCTGAACTCTTCCCGCCGCCCGAAAGGGACTCTCCCTCGCCGCGCAGGGAGGAGAAGTTCGAGCCCGTGCCTGAGCCATACTTGAATATCCGCGCCTCGCGGGTCCACAGGTCCATGATGCCGCCCTCGTTGACGAGGTCGTCCTTGATGGACTGGATGAAGCAGGCGTGGGGCTGGGGGTGTTCGTAGGCGTTTTGCGAGCGTTGGAGCTCGCCTGTTTCCGGGTCGCAGAAGAAATGCCCCTGGGCGGGCCGCTCGATGCCGTAGGCCCAGTGCAACCCGGTATTGAACCATTGCGGTGAATTGGGGGCGCACATCTGGCAGGCGAGCATGTAGCAAAGCTCATCGTGGAAGGCGCGGGCCTGCTCCTCGTCCTCGAAGTAGCCGTACTTCCAGCCCCAGTAGGTCCAGCAGCCGGCCAGGCGGTGGAACACCTGGCGGGTGTCCATCTCCATTCCGTAGCGCTCTTCCTCGGGCAAGGATTCGATGGCCCCCTCATCGGGGACGGAGCGCTGAATCCACTCGGGTACTCCCTCCTCGGCCACTTTCACCAGATGGGCGGGAACTCCCGCCTTGCGGAAGTATTTCTGGGCGAGGATATCCACCGCGACCTGCGACCAGCTGTCGGGCACGAGAATATCCTTGGCCTCGAATACAACCGAACCATCCGTGTTGGTGATGCGGGAGGTACGCGGCGTGAACTCAACCCCGGCGTAGGGTTCGTCCTCGACCCGCGTGAAACACCGAGCTATTTTCATGCCTTTTCTCCGTTGCATGGAACCTTTCTATTTCCGCCTCTTGCGCCTTCTCGACACGCCTTCTGGCCTGGAAATTTCCGGGTCGCGTGAGGGGCGGTACCGTAATGGCTGTATCAACTTTCGTATTTTATTCGATCTTTCTCGCCCCTATCAATACCCACTCGCCCACAGCCGCTCCCCAGTCCGGCCCTGTATCAACCAAAACAGCTAAAATGGAGGGTCCACAGCGAAAGCGACCCCCCAGGTCCAGAATCTTTCCTTTTCTCAGAAGGGAACATCTAGTATCCCTCTATCTGCCCGTGACACTAAATGTAGAATATGGAAAACAGACATGTCAATGAAAAAGTGTGAGAATCCACAAGATATTGGGTTTATCCACATATTTTCCCCAAATTGTGGTGGATCGAAGGAAGTCGGCCGAGAGAAGAGGGAAAAGGGCAGGGAGCGGGGCTAGGGAGCGGATTTTCGCCAGGAACCGAGCACATCCGCCAGCGTCTGCTCCAGGGGGATTTGGGGCCCCCAGCCCGTCTCGCGGGCCAGTTTCTCAAAGGAGCCCTCGGCGCGGCGGGCGTCGGCGGGGCGGAGGAGGGCAGAATCCTCCTCGATCCGGATCGGGATGGAGCTGAGGGAGAGGAGGTGCGCGAGGATGTCCCCGATCTTTCGGGAGACCCCCGAGCAGACGAGATAGCCATTGCCGCTTTTCCCCCTTTCCGCGGTCAGCAGGTAGGCGCGCACCACATCGCGCGCGTCGGTAAAATCGCGCCAACTCTCGAGGTTCCCAACGCGAATGACCGGTTCCCTCTTTCCCGCTTCGATCTCCGCAATTTGCCGGGCGAAGGCCGGGATGGCGAATCCCGGCGCCTGGCGGGGGCCGATATGGTTCATGGGCCGAAGGCGGATCAGGTCCAACTCGAACTCGCCGGCATACTGGCCGCACACCAGATCGAAGGCCAGCTTGCTCGCGGCGTAGGGATTTTCAGGCGCGAAGGGCGTCTCCTCGGTGATGGGGGAGCCGCCGGGAGGGTTGCCGTATATCTCGGCCGAGGTGACCGCCATCAGGCGGGGGCGGCGGGGCAGCTTGCGGATCGCTTCGAGCAGGTGGATGCCGCCCAGAGTGTTGACCGAAAAGGCACCGGCGGGGTCTTTCCAGGATTCGGCGACCGAGCTTTTTCCGGCGAGGTGGAAGATCCAGTCGGGCGAAAAATCCCGGAGGATGGGAAAAACCGCTTCCGGCTGCAGGAGGTCCGCCGCGTGCAGATCGATCCGCCCGCGGATGTGCGCAAGGTTTTGGGTGGAGGTGTCCGGAAGGAAGATTCCGCTGACTTCGTGTCCTTGCTCGAGGAGGAGGTCCGACAGGTGGCTGCCGGCGAAGCCGGCAATCCCGGTGACGAAAGCCTTCACAGGCGCTCCCGCCAGTAGGCGAGGATGTCCTGCAGGGTCTGCTCGAAGGAGATTTCGGGCTTCCAGCCCGTGGCTTCGCGGAATTTCGTATTGTCCCCCTCGAGAACCTGTACGTCGGAGGGGCGCATCCGCTCGGGGTCGGGCTCAACCTTGACCTTCGCCTCCGAGCGCACCAGCAGCATGTCGAGCACTTCCTGGATTCTCCAGCTGGTGCCGGAGCTGATGTTGTATACCTCGCCCGGTTCGCACCGCCCGAGCGAGAGCCAGTAAGCCCGCACCATGTCGCGCACGTCGGTGAAGTCGCGCCTCGCTTCGAGGTTGCCCACCCGGATGACGGGCTCCCGCCGCCCCTTTTCGATCTCCACGATCTGCTTGGCGAAGTTGCTGCAGACGAACACATCCCCTCGCCGGGGGCCGGTGTGGTTGAAGCCCCGGGTGCGGATCGTTTTCATTCCGAAGCTCTGGAAGTACTGGTAGGCGAGCATGTCGGTGCCCACCTTGCTCACCGCGTAGGGAGACAGCGGCCGGAGGGGGTTGGTCTCCTTGATGGGGACCTCGTCGGGGAGTACCTTTCCGTACTCCTCGCTGCTGCAGGCGACTTGGATCAGGGGGTCGATCCCGGCCTGCCGGACGGCCTCGAAGAGGTGAAGCGTGCCGATGATGTTGGTGTGCAGGCTCTCCTCGGGAGCGCTCCAAGAGGTGGGGACGAAGCTCTGGGCCGCGAGATGGAAAATTTTCTCGGGCCGCACCTCGGCGACGAGCCGGTTGACCGAGGTCTGATCCCGGAGGTCGCACTCGAGGAGTTTCACCTGGGTCGTGAGGTGATCGATGTGTTCGGTGCGGCTGCGCCACCTGCGCATCCCGTAGATTTCCACATCCGGCAGGGTGAGCAGGTAGTCCACCAAGTGGCTGCCCGCGAATCCGGTGATGCCGGTGATCAAAACGCGCTCTGGCATGGCGCCTCCTCTCGCTGTACGAACGGGCCAATCCTACCCGCCACGTTTGGCCGCGGTCAACGAATAAAGGGGGCTGGCGTGGAATCATTCGGGCCCGCTTCTGTTTGACAGAAGGGACCGGGACTGAACTAATGGGTGGCGGTGAGCATGCCTCCTGCTGTCTGTAACGGAAAAAACGGGAAAAGGGAGCCGGGCGAAATGCCGGATTCAGCGTATGACGTGGCGGTTATCGGCGGCGGTCCTGCCGGTTATGTGGCGGCGGTTCGGGTGGCGCAGAAAGGGGGGCGCTGCGTGGTCATCGAGCGCGATGCCCTGGGGGGTACCTGCCTGAACTGGGGCTGCATCCCGAGCAAGAGCCTGATCGCGGGGGCCGAGGTGCTCCGGAACATCCAGCGGGCCGCCGATTTCGGAATCGAGCTGACCGGGGAGGCGCGGGGAAACCTTGCTTCCATGGTCGAGCAGAAGAACAAAATCGTCGCCGGCCTGGTGAAGGGCATCGGCGGCCTATTTAAAGTGCACAAGGTCGATCACCTCGCGGGCGATGCCGCCATCACCGGTCCGGGCCAAATCGAGGTCGCGCTAAAAGATGGCGGAACCGAGGCGGTGCGTGCCGGGAAGATCCTGATTGCCACCGGCTCACGCCCGGCCCAGATCCCCGCCTTTCCGATTGACGGAGAAAGAATCTTTTCGAGCGATCAGGCGGTCCACCTCAAGGAGCTTCCCGGGCGCCTGCTCATCATCGGTGCCGGGGTCATTGGCTGCGAGTTCGCCTGTCTCTACCGGACGCTCGGAGCCGAGGTCACCATGGTCGAGTTGCTCGACCGGGCCCTCCCGCTCGGGGATGCGGATGTCTCGAAGCTCATCGAACGAGAACTCAAGAAGCAGAAGATTCAACTCCACACCGGCAAGAAAATCCTCAAGGTGGAGCCCGAGGGGGCGGAGATGGTGGCCCGCATCGAGGGAGACGAAGAATTCCGCGCCGACAAGGTGCTGGTCTCCATCGGCCGGACGATGAACACCGACGGGCTGGGCCTCGATACGATCGGGGTCGAGCTCGGCGAGCGGGGCGAGGTAAAGGTCAACGAGAAGATGGAGACCAGCGTGCCCGGCGTCTATGCGGCGGGGGATGTCATTGGCGGCCTCATGCTCGCCCACGTGGCCTCATCGGAGGGCATCGTGGCGGCCGAGAACGCCATGGGCGGCGATGCGCGGATGAACTATCTGGGGATTCCCGCCGGCATCTTCACCCATCCCGAGGTCGGCGTTGTCGGCCTCACCGAGGCGCAGGCGCGCGAGGGAGGGCGCGATGTCCGCATCGGGAAGTTCGCGATGCGGGGCCTCGGAAAGGCCCACGCCGAGCGCGAGATCGCGGGCGAGGTGAAAATCATCGCCGACGCCGCTTCGGACGAGATTCTCGGGGTGCACATCGTCGGCGCCCACGCGGCCGATCTGATTCACGAGGCGGCGGTCGCGATCAAGAACGGCCTTACCGCCGCGCAGCTCGGCGCGACCATTCACTCCCATCCCACCATGTCCGAGGCCGTGATGGAGGCGGCGCACGATGTGCACGGGATGGCGATCCATCTGCCGCCGAAGAAGTAGCCGCCGAATGGAAGCTGCGCCATGGAACGACGCTCTCCGCTTTTCCTGAGAATGGGCTTCATCTGCCGCGCCGCGGCGGCCACCGTCCTTTTCGCGGTGGCCGGGGGCTGCACCACGCCCTTCAATACTCTCGGGGAGGTCGTGTCCATTCCCTGGGGACTGACCATCTCCCCGCCCAAGGACGTCTCTGCGGTCCATGACGAGGGGGCGGTTTATTATTACGGGAAGATGCGTACCTGGAGCGTGGCGCTTCAGGTGCGGCGCTTCGTGGACGGCTACCGGGGCGAGGGCACGTTCCGCCTCGATGAAACCGGGCGCCTGCTCGCCCTGGCGCGCGAGGCAGCCGGGAAGGTGCCGAACCTCAGGTGGATTCGGGGGGAGCCCGCCGTGTTCGGCAACAAGAAGGGAATCCAGATCGATTTCGAAGCACCCGCGGGCGGCGGCCAGGCGAACATCTTTTTCACGCGCGGGGAGATGCTTATCCAGCGGGTGTTTCTCCTCCGCGAGCGGCACCGGCTCTACCTGATTCGCATGATGGCCCAGAGCGCCGTACCCGAGCGGGGCCTGGGTGCGTGGGAGGAACTGAAGAACGGGGTGCGCATCACCGGAAGGCCGCTGGTGATGTTCCCCAACCGCGACAGACTCCCCGCGGCCACGCCGGCTTCTTTGCTCCTCGGGGTGTTCCAGGAGCGATAGGCGTTAGTGGGGAATCTCGATCAGTCGTCCCTCGCCCGAGCGCATGTCCTCCATCAGCAGGTTGTAAAACGCCCGGCAGACGGGGCCCGGCTTGCCGTCCCCGATGGGCCGTCCGTCCCACTCGACGATGGGCGCCACGTAGATCGAGCTTCCCCAGAACATCATCTCCTTCGCGGCCCGGCCCTCCTCGACGGTCACGTCGCAGACCTGAACGTCTTTGATGAGATCCTGCTTCACGAGAACGGGCGCGAGTTCGAGCAGCCGGAGCGAGGTACACCCTGAGAGAATGTTGTCGAAACGGGGATGCTTCAGGATGCCCTCCGA
This genomic window from bacterium contains:
- a CDS encoding GDP-mannose 4,6-dehydratase translates to MKAFVTGIAGFAGSHLSDLLLEQGHEVSGIFLPDTSTQNLAHIRGRIDLHAADLLQPEAVFPILRDFSPDWIFHLAGKSSVAESWKDPAGAFSVNTLGGIHLLEAIRKLPRRPRLMAVTSAEIYGNPPGGSPITEETPFAPENPYAASKLAFDLVCGQYAGEFELDLIRLRPMNHIGPRQAPGFAIPAFARQIAEIEAGKREPVIRVGNLESWRDFTDARDVVRAYLLTAERGKSGNGYLVCSGVSRKIGDILAHLLSLSSIPIRIEEDSALLRPADARRAEGSFEKLARETGWGPQIPLEQTLADVLGSWRKSAP
- a CDS encoding vitamin B12-dependent ribonucleotide reductase; translated protein: MKIARCFTRVEDEPYAGVEFTPRTSRITNTDGSVVFEAKDILVPDSWSQVAVDILAQKYFRKAGVPAHLVKVAEEGVPEWIQRSVPDEGAIESLPEEERYGMEMDTRQVFHRLAGCWTYWGWKYGYFEDEEQARAFHDELCYMLACQMCAPNSPQWFNTGLHWAYGIERPAQGHFFCDPETGELQRSQNAYEHPQPHACFIQSIKDDLVNEGGIMDLWTREARIFKYGSGTGSNFSSLRGEGESLSGGGKSSGLMSFLKIGDRAAGAIKSGGTTRRAAKMVTLNIDHPDVEEFINWKVREEQKVASLVAGSRLTKKHLNAILAACDAKKLPDLNGDLHRPEKNEVLRKAIRSAHGAGIPDNLIHRALQLAEQGFTEMEFDEFDTNWEGEAYASVSGQNSNNSVRVSDEFMKAVKADGTWKLIRRTDRKVSNELKARDLWSQIGYAAWCCADPGLQFDTTINDWHTCAADGRINASNPCSEYMFLDDTACNLASLNLMKFLDTEKSEFLIEDYRHATRLWTIVLEISVLMAQFPSPEIAKRSYQYRTLGLGYANLGTALMVLGIPYDSPEGEAWCGALTAIMTGCAYAASAEMAAKLGPFPRYAANREHMLRVLRNHQRAAYAAPAGEYEMLSKTPAGISPEHCPANLLQAAREAWDEALALGYRHGFRNAQTTVIAPTGTIGLVMDCDTTGIEPDFALVKFKKLAGGGYFKIINQSVPIALRHLGYDEEQIREIIAYCRGRGTLKNAPYINPESLRGKGFTEKAIEIIEKGLDGAFEIQFAFNKHALGGDFCREKLGLTDEQLDDWSLNLLEAIGFTSEQIQEANDYVCGKMTIEDAPHLLDEHLPVFDCANRCGRTGKRYISPMAHVHMMAAAQPFISGAISKTINIPGEATVADIQGLYQESWERMTKAVAIYRDGSKLSQPLAAQTIQETLLDEEEEETESIESAPVRVAQQIVRRYIYQTRRRKLPTRRGGYTQKAIVGGHKVYLRTGEYEDGNIGEIFIDMHKEGAAFRSLMNCFAIAISLGLQHGVPLDEFVDAFVFTRFEPGGMVQGNMHIKMSTSIIDYIFRELAISYLGRHDLAQVTEEDLHSDTIGRPEKEIPEFDAEEEEAIGPAAAKLPQTANPQSQRLHLHYTSKGVEAPKAAVVSSPAAASAFNQEAQQAAQARIKGYVGEACQECGSFSLVRNGTCLKCLDCGATSGCS
- the lpdA gene encoding dihydrolipoyl dehydrogenase, with the protein product MPDSAYDVAVIGGGPAGYVAAVRVAQKGGRCVVIERDALGGTCLNWGCIPSKSLIAGAEVLRNIQRAADFGIELTGEARGNLASMVEQKNKIVAGLVKGIGGLFKVHKVDHLAGDAAITGPGQIEVALKDGGTEAVRAGKILIATGSRPAQIPAFPIDGERIFSSDQAVHLKELPGRLLIIGAGVIGCEFACLYRTLGAEVTMVELLDRALPLGDADVSKLIERELKKQKIQLHTGKKILKVEPEGAEMVARIEGDEEFRADKVLVSIGRTMNTDGLGLDTIGVELGERGEVKVNEKMETSVPGVYAAGDVIGGLMLAHVASSEGIVAAENAMGGDARMNYLGIPAGIFTHPEVGVVGLTEAQAREGGRDVRIGKFAMRGLGKAHAEREIAGEVKIIADAASDEILGVHIVGAHAADLIHEAAVAIKNGLTAAQLGATIHSHPTMSEAVMEAAHDVHGMAIHLPPKK
- a CDS encoding GDP-mannose 4,6-dehydratase; translation: MPERVLITGITGFAGSHLVDYLLTLPDVEIYGMRRWRSRTEHIDHLTTQVKLLECDLRDQTSVNRLVAEVRPEKIFHLAAQSFVPTSWSAPEESLHTNIIGTLHLFEAVRQAGIDPLIQVACSSEEYGKVLPDEVPIKETNPLRPLSPYAVSKVGTDMLAYQYFQSFGMKTIRTRGFNHTGPRRGDVFVCSNFAKQIVEIEKGRREPVIRVGNLEARRDFTDVRDMVRAYWLSLGRCEPGEVYNISSGTSWRIQEVLDMLLVRSEAKVKVEPDPERMRPSDVQVLEGDNTKFREATGWKPEISFEQTLQDILAYWRERL